Proteins encoded together in one Coffea arabica cultivar ET-39 chromosome 2c, Coffea Arabica ET-39 HiFi, whole genome shotgun sequence window:
- the LOC113726998 gene encoding protoheme IX farnesyltransferase, mitochondrial produces MWRNSLIFSSKLVSTANPRNYNYAVGSSLFHSQFYSAAASTTSFASDSLKSDPSRALGSSFLNTTSLSAFSASKLKDAVNYYGRCYFELSKARLSLLVVATSGTGYILGSGSAIDFTGLCCTCAGTMMVAASANTLNQVYEINNDALMKRTRNRPLPSGRLTIPHAVTWASCAGIAGTALLAWKANVLAAGLAASNLVLYAFVYTPLKQMHPINTWVGAIVGAIPPLLGWAAAAGEVSLTAMILPAALYFWQIPHFMALAYLCRKDYADGGFKMFSLADASGHRTAMVALRNCLYLLPLGYLAYDWGITSGWFCLEATILALAISGTAMSFCIDRTTKSARRMFRASLLYLPVFMSGLLFHRLPDNKQYQTAQNLLRSLGLSSSSALPLDETEQVNEQHKVQSRNTGARGPPVAYASVAPFPFLPAPTYVTH; encoded by the exons ATGTGGAGAAACTCACTGATTTTCTCATCTAAACTCGTTTCTACAGCAAACCCGAGAAATTACAATTATGCCGTCGGATCCTCGCTCTTCCACTCTCAATTCTACTCGGCAGCCGCCAGCACAACCTCCTTTGCTTCCGACTCCCTCAAGTCGGATCCTAGTCGGGCACTCGGATCTTCTTTTCTTAACACGACGTCGTTGTCTGCGTTTTCGGCGTCGAAACTGAAGGATGCCGTCAATTATTACGGCCGCTGTTACTTTGAACTATCCAAAGCTCGCCTGAG CCTGTTGGTGGTAGCTACTTCTGGAACTGGATATATACTTGGAAGTGGTAGTGCCATTGATTTCACAGGACTTTGTTGCACATGTGCTGGTACAATGATGGTTGCAGCGTCTGCCAACACATTAAATCAG gtttatgaaattaataATGATGCTCTAATGAAGAGAACCAGGAACAGACCACTCCCTTCTGGTCGTCTTACAATTCCTCATGCTGTCACCTGGGCATCTTGTGCTGGCATTGCTGGCACTGCTTTACTGGCTTGGAAG GCTAATGTGTTGGCAGCTGGGCTTGCTGCTTCTAACCTTGTGCTTTATGCATTTGTATACACACCACTGAAACAAATGCATCCAATAAATACTTGGGTTGGAGCTATTGTTGGTGCTATTCCGCCTCTTCTTGG GTGGGCAGCTGCTGCTGGTGAGGTCTCACTCACTGCTATGATTCTCCCTGCTGCTCTATATTTTTGGCAAATACCCCatttcatggccttggcatatTTATGCCGCAAAGACTATGCAGATGGAGG TTTTAAAATGTTCTCTCTTGCTGACGCTTCTGGTCACAGAACAGCCATGGTTGCTTTGAGGAACTGCTTGTATCTGCTTCCACTTGGTTATCTTGCCTATGACT GGGGGATAACTTCTGGCTGGTTCTGTCTAGAGGCAACAATTCTTGCCCTAGCAATCAGCGGTACTGCCATGTCTTTCTGCATTGATCGTACCACCAAGAGTGCCAGGAGAATGTTCCGTGCCAGCCTATTGTATCTCCCGGTGTTTATGTCCGGGCTTCTGTTTCACAGGCTGCCAGATAACAAACAGTACCAAACAGCACAAAATTTACTAAGGTCTCTTGGTCTTTCATCATCCTCAGCATTGCCGCTTGATGAGACTGAACAGGTCAACGAGCAGCATAAGGTTCAAAGTAGAAATACGGGTGCACGAGGACCACCAGTGGCGTATGCTTCCGTTGCTCCATTCCCTTTCTTACCAGCTCCGACTTACGTTACACATTGA
- the LOC113726999 gene encoding uncharacterized protein, producing MASNSDNEPERLRDHPGMRGMIPEHPAMESELLSHSSSQEICSQESSSSDKESLALKSIGSSSQEGSSSQEGSGTDKLRVDKLAEIVEEAEEGEEYGKAKIWKEWWDRSKKEYEETNWDEIDWKEELANLKPLSAEERAELYDSIPSPPANFDKIEGLDPDLKRAFVHDVDPVLWKKYLQEVKESDGFDVITDPGETPYLPVYQINHDADPEFHQQLINLVTKGLQDEHPGFQFKQIEWVTAYSLCAGWVYNVTFLAQGADAPDGKSFQARVHIGVDKDAVLFCRPRAVES from the exons ATGGCTTCCAACAGCGACAATGAACCCGAGCGTCTACGCGACCATCCTGGAATGAGAGGCATGATCCCCGAGCATCCGGCCATGGAATCGGAGCTACTGTCGCATTCCAGCAGCCAAGAGATCTGCTCCCAAGAGAGCAGCAGTAGCGACAAAGAGAGCCTCGCATTGAAAAGCATCGGCAGCAGCAGCCAAGAGGGCAGCAGCAGCCAAGAGGGAAGCGGTACCGACAAGCTAAGGGTAGACAAGCTGGCTGAAATTGTGGAGGAGGCAGAGGAGGGGGAGGAGTATGGGAAGGCAAAGATTTGGAAGGAATGGTGGGATCGTAGCAAGAAGGAATATGAAGAAACTAACTGGGATGAAATTGATTGGAAGGAGGAACTGGCTAATCTGAAGCCCTTGTCTGCTGAGGAACGCGCTGAGTTGTATGATTCTATTCCCTCTCCTCCAGCTAATTTTGACAAAATTGAGGGGCTGGATCCTGACCTGAAGCGTGCTTTTGTCCACGATGTGGATCCTGTGTTATGGAAAAAGTACTTGCAAGAGGTTAAAGAAAGCGAT GGATTTGATGTGATCACTGATCCGGGTGAGACTCCGTACCTTCCTGTTTACCAAATCAATCATGATGCTGATCCAGAATTCCACCAACAGCTCATCAACTTGGTTACAAAGGGCCTGCAGGAT GAGCATCCAGGATTCCAATTTAAGCAAATTGAGTGGGTGACTGCGTACTCCCTCTGTGCTGGTTGGGTATACAATGTCACTTTTCTAGCTCAAGGTGCTGATGCTCCCGATGGCAAAAGTTTTCAAGCCAGAGTTCATATTGGAGTCGATAAGGATGCTGTTTTATTTTGCCGTCCGAGAGCTGTTGAAAGCTAG